The Helicobacter fennelliae nucleotide sequence AGTGATACGGAGTATGCGACATTTCAGAGGGCGACTGCTGGAATGAGTGAGGGCGAGAAAATCATGGCAGCACAATCGCTATATTCGCTCACAGAATTTTATCAAGGACAGCATGACAAAAAGCCCAAAAATCCATACACAAAAACCAACAAAGCCTTTGGCAGACATCAAAACTTCATCGAGCAATACAAAGCCATATATAATGGCGCGAAAGAAGTCAATCTTTTGAGCTAGGTTGTATTGACTTTTAATGTTTTTTGGCTTATAATTATCGCTTTTTAAGGGTCAGGGTAGCTCAGCTGGTTTAGAGCGCTGGTCTCATAAGCCGGAGGTCGGGAGTTCAAGTCTCCCCCTTGACACCATAATTTTATATTGTTTTTACACTTTGCTTCTGAAAGACCTCTTGGGAATCTAGATTCCAAAACTTCAAACATAAAAGAGAATACACAAAACCAAAAAATATATCTTAGATACAAAAAAAATGCTTTCGGGTATTATATTAATTTCTTTTGCAGCTATAAAAGCAAAACCTACATTTACACATATTTATGCCACACACTCTTTGCCTTTTATACATTAAAGCAAAGAATGGAAAGTAAAATTTGTTTTAAATTTAAATATTTAGCGGATAAATTGCAATGCTATACTTACCACAGATAGCACAAGTGCGCTAATAGAGATGTATATACTAACTTATTTGAGCCTTTTGTTTTTTGAAGCTCTGCTATATCTTGAGTATTTTTTTGAATCTGTTCTTCCTGCTTGGAATCTACCTCTCTTTTTCTCTCCAAAGCTTCCTGAATACTATCAAGTCTTTGCTCTTGTCTTTCATCTATATTGCTTTTATCATCAAGCACTGAAAAAATCTTGTTAAGTTTCTCTGTATTTTCTTCAATAAGAAATCTGTTTTCTTCTATATCTTTTTCTTGATTTTTTTGCCTTTCCTCATAGATTGTCTCTTTTTGAATGTAATCTTGCGCTTGTTGTATAAGTATCTGTGTAACTTCTTTTGCATGTTCGCTTAGTCTTATTATGTGTCCATCTTTATCTTCAAAGCCTTTGGTAAGTATTCCTGCCATAGTTGTTGCCATAAGTCTTGCGTATTCTATTTGGCCGCAGATAAACACAACAAGCCTTTGGATAAGCTTGTTTGTTTCTGCTACTGCTTCGTTTGTAGCTACAAGCCCCTTGCCCATAAGGATTGCTCTTTCTTTTTCTATGTTTATCCCTAAAATACCACCTGGAACTCTTTGTTTTAACCAATTAACCCAAGTATCTTTTTGTGAGATATTATTTGCTTCTTGCGCAAAACTTTGGGCTTTTTCTATCCTTCTTGTCTGCTGCTCTATCATGCTAAAAATCTCAACTATATGCGATTTTACCGCCTTTTGAAGCGCTTGCGGATCTCCTGCTACCATAGACATTTCCTTAGTCATTCTTTCTATCTGCTCGTCTAGGCTGCAATTGCCAGTTGATATGCTTTTTGCTGAGACTATATGATCTAGGTTTGTTTTTGTGTTTTCCATTGATTACTCCTTATTTTTTATTTGGTAACAATGCTCTAAGGCTTTGCGTAGCCATCTAAATCATTAAGAGAATCTTCTGCTTTTTGATTGCTAAGGTTGATTCTTTCTTGCGTTTTTTGAATCACTCGCATACTATCTTCTATTGCAAAACTTAAGAATCTAAAACCATCAAGCACACTAAAATAGCTTCGTGCCACTTGGTATTCCACTACAACGCCACTTTGTGCCACCATTTGCACTTGCATATTTGCTATTTTGCCCTGATTGCGTAGCTTATCCATATAATAAAGCGCTATCGTGCTAAGCACAGCTCCACCAGCTGCACTTATACAAAGCGACAAAGCTTCTGCTATGCTTTCTCCTGTAAAAGGTATAGGCAAACTTAGCACAGCATTTAATCCCGGGATTGCAAGCAACCAAGTCTTTATGGTTTCACTTGCTAGCATACTCACAGATGCAATCATGCCTGTTACAAAAATTTGAGCTGCAGCATAAACCCTATCTTCTTTTGGAGTGTCTTTATCACACAAAGCTTTAACCGCACTCCATAATGAAGTAAAACCAGCACGGATAATTTGCACAAGTTTTTTTAGTGTGGTAAAAATAGTGTTGATGATAAAGACAACCAAATTTGAGAAAAAGGCTTGTAGCCCGGCCTCTATGGAGCCCGAAAAAATATCTTTCCACTTAGCCTTTATATCCTCCCATACTGCTACAAGCCTATCTTTGAATCGAGTAAAAATTTCCTTTAGGCTTTCATTGCCAAATTCTTTGTAGGTAATTTTTAGCTCCTGCATCATCGCTGTAATAAAATCTTTAAGCACTACCCCAAAAGCAGAATAAACTGCCATTTTTACTGAATCTTTTGCACCTGTAAGCAAAACTTCTTTATAAGGCTTTGTGCTTATATAATAAGCCTTATCTATTTCCTTGTCTATCCTTTTCTTTTCTTTTTCATAGGTTTTTACGAAATCATCATCTAAGATTTCCATTTGCTTATCAAGCTTTTTTTGCTCATTTAGCTCACTTTCTGTGAGATAACCTCTTTTAGCTAAATTTCTCTCTAGCTCCTTTTGTCTGTTGTCTCTATACCCTAAAAATTCAATAGCACTTTTATCTTGTTTCATAGAATTTAGTCTTCTATCTGTCATTTTTAAATTTGATTCTGTATTAACAAGCTTTGCACCATCAGCTTCAGCTAGAACCCTGCCTCTATCATCATGTACAGTTTTAGCAGCAACTATATGATCTAAAGCTGTTTCTTCATTTGGACTAATCTTTTTTCCTGTCATATAATCTGTAAGCTCGCCTTTTTTCTTAAGCTCACTTTGTTGCTTATTTACTTTTTTATAAGATGTTTCCCCGTGATATAACCTTGAATCATATTTTTCTCTATTTTCATAAGCATTTCTTTCTTTATCGCTTGCGTATATACCAGCTCTTGCATTATGTGTGGTATTGACATTTCCCCCATCCTGAGAGCCAAGCACCACAGCAGCAAAACCAAAATGCCCAGTTACAGCATCCATTGCGCTTTTGGTGCATTGTTCAAATAGTCCTTGTGTCTGCTCTTGTGGAATCTTATCTTTTAGATTCTGCAAATCTTGCAATGCGATTTCTAACCCCTCGTTGATTTCTATCCTCAAAACCTGCTCTTTTGAGAGAATCTCTAGCTCATTTTCTAAACTCTCAAAATCTTCATTCAAATAAAAATTTTCTTGTTCTTTTTGCATATTTTCTCCTTTTTAAATCCCACATTCTAGAAAAAAAAAAAAAAAAATCAATAAAACAAGAAAAATATCAAAACAACGACAGAATCCACAATGAGCCCTGTATCACAAGCGCATTTATCAAATCCAAGAAAAATGCCCCAACCAAAGGCACGATAATAAAAGCCGTATGGCTCAATCCATAATGCGAAGTTACTGCCTGCATATTAACCATAGCCGTAGGAGTCGCCCCTAAGCCAAACCCACAATGCCCAGCAGCCAAAACCGCCGCATCATAATCCTTCCCACAGAATCTAAAAGTGATACATATCGCATACACCACCATAACTACCACTTGCGCGCCCAAAATCATAACAATAGGCAATGCCAATGCCACAAGCTCCCATAGATTAAGCGTCATCATCGCAAACGCAAGGAATAGCGAGAGTGAGACATTACCTAACACAGACATTTCCCTATCAAACACCTGATGAATCCGAAGGGCTGATAGCACATTACGCAAAAGCACCCCCACAAAAAGACAATACACAAAAGTAGGCAGATTAAACGTCGGTAACATTAACTTCGCCCAATCACTCAAAAGATTACCAAACAGCAGACATAGCGCAATCAACGCCAAAGATTCTACAAAGCTTATAGGCGTGATAAGTCGCTCTTTTGCTGGCATTTCAAACATCTCGCCCGTAGTGCTATCTTGCTTTATACCCGGGGTTTTGAGCTTATAATGCTTAATGAGAAATCGCGCCACAGGTCCGCCGATAATCCCGCCCATAATCAATCCAAAAGTCGCGCACGCCATAGCCACTTCCAATGTAGCATTAAGATGATATTTGTTTCTAAATGCCTCCGCCCATGCTGCACCTGTGCCATGCCCGCCACTCATCGTGATAGAGCCTCCAAGCATACCGATGAGTGGATTAACGCCCATAGCCGATGCTACGCTTACCCCGATGATATTTTGCAATGCAAGCAAACCCACCACCGCGACCAAAAACACACAAAACATTTTGCCACCCTTACGCAACGAGGCAAAATCCGCACTTAACCCAATCGATGAAAAAAACGCAAGCATAAGCGGATCGCGCAATGATGAGTCAAATTTAAATTCTATATGCCCAAACTGATAAATACACAAAATCAGCACTGCGACAACAATCCCGCCAATCACTGGCTCAGGAATGTTATAATCGCGCAAAAATCGACTCTTTGAGATGATGTATCGCCCGACTATAAGCACTCCGACCATACACATAAATGTGATATAAAAATCAAGATTAACCACACTAAGTATGGCATTTTGCTTGTAGATATAGCCAAATAATGGCGCGCTACCTTGCATCTGGGCTTTGATATACAAAAACTCCCCATTCTCTGCTAGCGCCTCAATGCGATCGCCTTGTGCTAATGTGATGACACCTTGCTTGAGATTATAAGATGTGCTAGAATCTAGCTTGCAGCGCTCATCTAGCGCACTATACAAAATCGCTTCAGAAGTGAGCTTGTAGCCATTGCGCCAAGCGGGTATTTTTTGCATTTGGGTTGTAGATTCTTTGCATTCTTGAGTTTGATTTGCGCGTATTGTATGGCTCTCTAAGGACTGCGCAAAAGTCTGTGTCAAAGGCTTTGTATCAGCATAAACGCTACTCACACTCCATATCATCACACCAAATGCAAACAAAATAGAGCGAGGAATGCTTTTTGAGATTTGCGCGAGGATTTTGTATCGTGAGATTTTACGCTGTGATGTTGTGTGTGCTTTTTTCAATCAATTTCCTTTAAATGTCTTATTACAGATTTTGGCTTTTGTAATGAGATTGTATCAAAAATTACTGCTAAAGTCTTAAGATGGGTTTTGTTGCAAGATTTTCTTATCAATCCGCTTTGTCATTCTTTTGTCATTCTAAGGCTTGCCATAGAATCTAGAAAATAGATTCTATAATTTAGCTATATTTTAGATTCTTGTTTGCAAAATCTTTGGATAAATACATTCATAGAATCTAGCGCAGAATCCAAATAAAGCCAAAAATAAACAACCCAAAACAAAACTCCAAAATCGCTGTAATCCTTACACAAATGAAGCGATCACAATTGCGATTGCAAATCCGCCATCATGACTAATACTTAATGCAAGATTATTGATATGGAATTTTTCAAGCTTATGCTGTGTGAGTGTGATAAGTGGGGCTTTTTTGGGAGTGTATGAGATGATGATGTCTAGAAAGCTTAGATCTTTTCCTATACCGACACCTAAGGCTTTTGAGCACGCTTCTTTCGCAGCCCAAAATCCAGCCATACTCGCGACATTGAGATTTTTAGATTCTAGAATCTTGATTTCTTGTGCGCTTAAAAAATGCTCCAAAAAATCCATTCCATATTGTCTAAATATCCGATCAATTCGCTCGATACTTGTGATGTCTATCCCAACCAAGTTTAGCCTTGTTGGATTATGACATTTGAGTAAATCACTTGCGTTACATTACCATCGACTAAAAATTCATTGATTCTGTCGCGTATTTCATCAACTGCTTTGTTTCGTCCTTTGGGAGTTTTCATATCCTCTGGAGTTTTGGTGGAAAACACATCAATAATGACATTTCTGATAATATCGAGTTTTTTCTCAATTTCTGGCTGAAGCTTCTCGCTATCAAGTGCTAGGCTGATTGAAATCTGCATATAATAATCTCGCCCTTGACTTGCTAGATTGATGATAAATGGCTCGGCAAGAGGATAAATAGGACCGACATTCATCAAAGAAACCGCATCACTGCTAAGAGGAGCTTTTTTGTTCGTCGCACTTTGTGTGCCATGATCTTTTGGGCTTTCTTCCTCACTTCCTCCGCCTAAAAGCATAATCACAACTACACCGATAATGATTAATGCAACCACAACGCCAATAATGATAAATAATAAACTTTTATTGCCTTTTTTAGATTCTTGCTGCTCGTCTTTTTCTTCTTCAGCCATGTTGTTCTCCTTGTGTAAAATAACTTAAACTACTCTTTCCAAATTTTCTGGTTTTTGTCTGCAAAAACATTCCAATCTGTGTCGAAAAATGATAAGAGCTATAATGCTCTATGATAATCTCTCGCACAAATGGAGTATCTATTGTGCGTATAAGGTTAGCACAATTTTCATAAATATCGGCATAATTTTGGCGGATTGAAAATGGCGGGTCAAGATACAGCAGGCTTGGATTTTGGAGTGTGCGTAAGAATTTTGGAAGCTCTATGAAGCTATTGCCGACAAAAATTTCTGCATACATTTCTGTCATTTCTGTATGACTATATTTTGACAATAGCTCTAGATTCTGCTTCAAAAGCTCTATGGCTCTTTTGTCTTTTTCAAAAAACACTGCCCTTTTTGCCCCGCGACTAATTGCTTCTATGCCGACACTTCCGCTTCCGCTAAACCCTTCGATAAAATAGCAGTCTATAACCGCACTTCCAAGCGTATTAAAAAGTGATTCTTTGAGTATGGATTTTGTGGGGCGCGTTTGGGATTTGGTGAGATATGCAGAATGACACAATGAAGAGTGTGCTAAAGAGTGCGATGAAGCAGACACAAAGCTTGAGGCAGAATCTAAATTAGATTCCAAGTTAGAATCCAGATTTGATTTTGTGTTGGATTTTAGGCTAGATTCCAAACTAGATTCTGTGTGAGATTCTATGTTTTCAAGGGGCGCAAAAAGCTTGAGTCCCCTAAACTTTCCGCCGATAACACGCAGATGTTTTGGCATATTTATCACAGGAATGTGGCGCGATTTTTGTGATTTTCTTGATGAATGCGATTGAGATTTTTGCAAAATCTGTGATGAGCGCGATTGATTTGATTTTTGCGATTTTTGGTGTTTTTTTGTAATTTTTTTCAAAGCAGAGTGCTTTTTGTGATTAGAGCGTGTATTGTGCAGGGTTGTTTTAGGGGTTGTTTTGTGTGTATTATGCGTCATTTTGTATGTTGTTTTTGAGCTTGAGGATTTCATAGAGTTTTTGGTTAAATTCATTGAACGTGCATTCTACAAGCGCGCTTATTTGCTGATATACAAAAATATCTTGCTTGGAGAGTCCTTGTAGCTTTGAATCTGATGTGAGAAAAAATGTCTCATAAAAATCGTAAATATCTTTGAGTAGGCTAAGTTGCGTAAATGGCTTTTTGATATGCGCATTTTGCCCATTTCCAACTAGGCAGAGTGGCTTTAGATCAGATGCATTATAATCCGAAATCACAAAATCACAATCACTCAATGATGAGAGGTATTCTTTGAGATATATCTCTAGACTTTTTTGGAGTAGCTCAGACTCGCACACGATAGCAATTTTCATTTTTTCTCGATTTTTTATTTTGGTTTTGTGAGATTTAAACACATTTTTGATAAAGATTTGATAAAAGCCAATTTTAAGTGCCCAAAAGATATAATGCTCTCGCTCCTTTTTAGACCTATGCAAAGTTATTTTTGGATAATGCTTCAGGGTGGGAACACAGCAGAGCCTCTGATTGTAGCTTGTGCCGTAGGTATCTGGAAAGGGGTTTTAAAGTTTGGATTATTTTAAGCTTTTTGCACAGAATCTATATCAATCATCGTCTTAAACCCTAGTGATTCCAAGTCTAATTAGTTTATCTCATCATTTTGAAATCAAAATCTATTTATTGTTTTTATTGTCCGCAAAAATCAAACATTACAATTTGAGATTCTATGTCATCTCTCATTCTAGCGATAGCTTTGCAATCCAGAGAATCAAACCAGAATCTATTTTAGATTCCAGAATCTAAAATCCAAGCTTGACCATAACAACCAAACCACTTTCATAAAGTTTATTTTTTAAGCGCAATTGCTTCTTTGACAAGATCATCGCCTGTGCTAAATGCTTTTGCATTCATCGAGTAGCCTCTTTGAAAGAGGA carries:
- the gltS gene encoding sodium/glutamate symporter; amino-acid sequence: MYKQNAILSVVNLDFYITFMCMVGVLIVGRYIISKSRFLRDYNIPEPVIGGIVVAVLILCIYQFGHIEFKFDSSLRDPLMLAFFSSIGLSADFASLRKGGKMFCVFLVAVVGLLALQNIIGVSVASAMGVNPLIGMLGGSITMSGGHGTGAAWAEAFRNKYHLNATLEVAMACATFGLIMGGIIGGPVARFLIKHYKLKTPGIKQDSTTGEMFEMPAKERLITPISFVESLALIALCLLFGNLLSDWAKLMLPTFNLPTFVYCLFVGVLLRNVLSALRIHQVFDREMSVLGNVSLSLFLAFAMMTLNLWELVALALPIVMILGAQVVVMVVYAICITFRFCGKDYDAAVLAAGHCGFGLGATPTAMVNMQAVTSHYGLSHTAFIIVPLVGAFFLDLINALVIQGSLWILSLF
- the acpS gene encoding holo-ACP synthase, translated to MVGIDITSIERIDRIFRQYGMDFLEHFLSAQEIKILESKNLNVASMAGFWAAKEACSKALGVGIGKDLSFLDIIISYTPKKAPLITLTQHKLEKFHINNLALSISHDGGFAIAIVIASFV
- a CDS encoding RsmD family RNA methyltransferase yields the protein MNLTKNSMKSSSSKTTYKMTHNTHKTTPKTTLHNTRSNHKKHSALKKITKKHQKSQKSNQSRSSQILQKSQSHSSRKSQKSRHIPVINMPKHLRVIGGKFRGLKLFAPLENIESHTESSLESSLKSNTKSNLDSNLESNLDSASSFVSASSHSLAHSSLCHSAYLTKSQTRPTKSILKESLFNTLGSAVIDCYFIEGFSGSGSVGIEAISRGAKRAVFFEKDKRAIELLKQNLELLSKYSHTEMTEMYAEIFVGNSFIELPKFLRTLQNPSLLYLDPPFSIRQNYADIYENCANLIRTIDTPFVREIIIEHYSSYHFSTQIGMFLQTKTRKFGKSSLSYFTQGEQHG
- a CDS encoding flagellar basal body-associated FliL family protein; amino-acid sequence: MAEEEKDEQQESKKGNKSLLFIIIGVVVALIIIGVVVIMLLGGGSEEESPKDHGTQSATNKKAPLSSDAVSLMNVGPIYPLAEPFIINLASQGRDYYMQISISLALDSEKLQPEIEKKLDIIRNVIIDVFSTKTPEDMKTPKGRNKAVDEIRDRINEFLVDGNVTQVIYSNVIIQQG